A genome region from Rhipicephalus microplus isolate Deutch F79 unplaced genomic scaffold, USDA_Rmic scaffold_15, whole genome shotgun sequence includes the following:
- the LOC142784619 gene encoding solute carrier family 41 member 2-like, whose product MSAFMAQSLGGNLAAVFSCSLSSYLNRLTPLGDIPFGEHVCVGPLQMYYQGGEMANVAYVLVGVVVPGQTLFAVLSRILRFGKVSMTITFFAAYCGASLGQVLVLLYLARLIVYHLWNWGVDPDNAAIPCLTGCGDFLGTGFLTMAYALLYCMGDKSAVREEELRSYVHVATHLTAHASSTPSYGNSTLS is encoded by the exons ATGTCGGCGTTCATGGCGCAAT CGCTGGGCGGCAACCTGGCAGCCGTCTTCAGCTGCAGCTTGTCCAGTTACCTGAACCGGCTGACGCCACTGGGAGACATACCGTTCGGGGAACACGTCTGCGTGGGGCCCCTACAGATGTACTACCAGGGTGGGGAGATGGCCAACGTTGCCTACGTGCTCGTCGGCGTCGTGGTGCCCGGCCAGACGCTGTTCGCCGTGCTCTCTAGGATTCTGCGCTTCGGCAAGGTCTCCATGACCATCACCTTCTTCGCAGCCTATTGTGGTGCATCGCTAGGGCAG GTTCTGGTATTGCTGTACCTGGCACGCCTCATCGTGTACCACCTATGGAACTGGGGCGTCGACCCGGACAACGCGGCCATCCCCTGCCTGACGGGCTGCGGCGACTTTCTGGGCACGGGGTTTCTCACCATGGCATACGCGTTGCTCTACTGCATGGGCGACAAATCGGCTGTTCGAGAAGAAGAGCTGCGCTCTTACGTGCACGTGGCCACTCAtctcactgcgcatgcgtcttCTACGCCAAGTTACGGCAACTCCACGTTGTCCTAG